GTCTGTGATAATGTCTACGACTTTTTAGGGACTGCCCACTTAGCTGCACTGGCGACTCAAAACGTTATTTATGTAAACAGTTTGACCAAACTCGCTTTAAAACCCGGTGAATTGGGCTGGGCCACTTGTAACAAACCATTGGCGGGATTCACGCAAGCAAATCCAGAGCACCATTTGAACTATGCTCCAATTCTGCAACAGGCGTTTAGTAGAGCCTGGAATGGATTGCAACAACGTTTAACAGACCTGGACCCACACTGGCGTATTCCCCAGGTGGGATACTTGGCGACCGTTGATTTGAACTACAAGACACTACTGCGACAAAATATATCCGCCATACCTATACAGGTATTTGGATCTCAACAGGATGACATCTCAGTGCTGTCGTGCTTATCAAAGGTGGAATTTTAATAATCTATCACAATCAAATGTCGCCTAGCCGACATGGTTATGAAAGCGATAAATGTATAGTTGGCATCTTATTTTCCTTACCGGTCAACTCGATGACAGGCAGAGATTTACTCTCGGTAAGGATAGTATGGGCAACGATGGGCCACTGCAATTACGAGAATGCAGGAATACTTGCAGCGGATGGACAATTACCAAAAATATACCCACGTTATCCGGCCAGAGCACAGACCGTCTTAAGAATAGAGTATTTATCCTTGAACTCAATTGTTTGCCTGTTTTAAACCACAAAAGCAAGTTCAAGGATGGTCTCAATGTACCAATAAAAAACAGGAGAAAACCAGTGCGGTTGATAATTCAAGCTATTGAGCTATTAAAATTACCGTTGTATGGCTTTACGATGATATTACTGGTATCTGGTCTCATTTCCTGTAGCAGTGGCGGAGGAGATGGTGGAGGCGGTGGAGGCGGTGGAGGCGGCGGCGGTGCTGGTGGTGGAACCGATAACAAACCCATTAGCGGTGCATCAATTGGGGACAATTCTCTACCCAATAGCCAGTTGCATAAAATTGTAGCGCTGACAGTCCCGGCAACAAGCAATGATTTTTATTTTGGAGATGCGTATATTACCAATGACGACTCTCCGATAGCGAGTTTCATCATAATTCCGGTTACCAATAACACGGTCAGTAATACCCATTGTACTGCAACGTTGAGCGGAGGAGTAATTAGGGACTCAACTGAAACAACTATCACCACATCTCTTGAAATAGGCGTGTTGTTGAATGGGAGTATCCGTACCTTAGGTACCAGTCAATTCGCTAATCACTGTTTAGGGCCTGGAGAAAGCGGCTATTTTGCTGGTGCGATTTTGGGAGATGTGTATGCTGCAATTGCCTCAATTCAATTTTCAACATTCTTATCGGTTACCGATGGAACACTCCCTGTACCTTTTGGGCTCCCAAAAGATAACTTTGTTGCAGAAAGTTATTCTGTTACAGGCACAAATCCGCAACAAGTGTCCATATCAATACGAAACACCGGTTCCGCTGCAGGAAGAGCACAGAGCAGTAACAACTATATATTACTCGACGCGCAAGGAAACCCGCTAAATCTGGAAATTGGCGATTTACAGGATACTGTGCTTAATGCAAACCAGTCCACCAGTTTAATTGACACCCAATATTTTTCAGGTAACTCCACTAACATAATAGTTTTCATAGAACATGCTTCGTTCAATAATTTGTCTGCTAACTTGGTATCAAGGGCTAATTTTTCGTCTAATACAGAATTCAAAGCACAGTACTACACCCAAAAAGTATTAAATGCACTACAACAGCAAAAAGATCTTAGTGATGTGTTGAAGTTAGATTCAAAATAGCGTTGTTTTCTTTGAATTAGTTGCACCAGGAAGCGAACAGACAATGAAGTTTTTCGTCTACGTAGTAGTCTTATTTTTTATAGTTATACCAGGTTGTAAATACCCATCTTGTGATGGACCAGATGGTTTTACAAATACATATAATATTCAGTCACTTCGTTTGAATATATTACTACCAAACAACAATGAAGCAGATACATTCAAGTTCAACGATGTTTCGTTCCGCATCGAAATTGCCGATCGCAATACTGGCGCTTATAAAAATGGGTTTAAATTTAACTTCGCAATAGTTAAAAATGCGTACGCTTGTTCACCAGGCCCAGCATATACTGACGAAATCATAGAAGACATAGTCATAACCAGCAACGCTGACTATGATGAACAGCATTTATCTGGCGCGAATTTAGCCGACTTATTCGAGGTATATGCCGCGGGTTACCATAATTACGCAGCTCTAAACGGCGGCACCAACGCCGTTACCCTTGTTGATTTCATTTCAAACCACTATCGATCTGATGATTTCTTGGATTTACGTCTGGCTTCTACACCTACAATTGCCAAAAACCATGTATTCACCATTAATTATACGCATGTCGGTGGAGAAGAGTTTGTGATGATTTCACAGGAATTAGCTTTTCAATAACCCATATGGGAACTAACCGTAAGATTGTAGTTTGGGCTGCGATTCAGTGGACAGGCACTAAGACCGCATATGGCCTGTTTTCGCGTTAAATAAACCCAGCCACATTCAATCTGAAATGCGCACCGCATAAATGCAAAAACGCTTAACAAACACGGTCAACATCAAAACACGTAGAACACTGACAAAAAAGCGATGCGTATTCCGAATGCCACCGGTCGAGTCTTTCCGTCAATACGAAAGTGCCCGTGAAAACGGCGGAAGTGCAGAGCTTAGTTCTTTATAAGCGATACGGATGCCTTTTGGTTTGACTATCGTTGCAGAATTTTCTACCCGTCTCCTTTCCTTGGTATGAGCCCACTGGCAAACCGATACCAAAACTCCCATTAATTTGTTTTTGTAAATATTGAGAAATGCCTTCTTTGTAGGAAAATTCTACATCGTGGTGGTCACCTATTTTTTAATACGACCATCTCTCAATAATGTGAGGCAAATATCCAGTGCGCTTCCCTTTTTCGGGACGGTATTTGCTGATAACCCGATGAGAGTGGTACACACTTCGTCCTTAAAACTTAAGTTGGTGACTTGGCCTACAATATTTTGCACTGCGAGAGCGACGTGTTTCGTAGCTTCGTCGCTCAACGGCTTTCCTTGAATAGTCTCTATAGTAGCTGCTGTAGACCCAGAACCTCCGCCGGTAAGTGCAGCTGATCGTGCGGAATCTATAGCATTGTAGGCTTGTTGTTTTTCCTTTGTCGTAGCCACAGAAGTTTCGTATGCCTTTTTTGCACTTTCTTCTTCTGCAACGTTTTTGTTGTGTTGTTCGACAAGTTTTTTATAGTTTTTCAGCTTCTCTTTTTCAGCATCGGATGGCTTGTCAGTATTTTCAATTCTTTCTGCCTCGGACTTACCGTCTTTCACCATTTTCTCTGTTTCTTCCTTCTGTGACACGCTTTTCTTGAATTTTTCTTGATTTTGAGCTTCCGCCTCCTTTGCCGAATTTAAGGCAGCTCGTGCTACTTCTGATTTATTGGTAAGATCTACTATAGCGTCGGCGGATCCGCTGTTAGCTTTACTGACCAATGTGGTGGCGGGTGCTCTGACAGCACCTGTCAGCTGCTCAATGGCCAGAATGCCTACCATGGTGCTTTGAAAACGTCTTTGCAGAGTTTCAAGGCCGAATTTCGTTATTCCACCAGACGCGTATGCTTCGCAATTACGGTACATTATATCTCTTAGTGCTTGCATTGCAGCGGTACGAATACCGATAGTGCTCGCACTCTCTGCTACTGATTGTGACAATCCTATTTTGCCTTTATCAGTGATTGAAAAATCTACTCCTAATGTTGCAGCTATTGCTGAAAGGGCATCGGGCGATGGTTCTGCGCAATATCGGTTTACTACTTTTTCCTTTCCATCAATTTCTTCAATCTTAGTGCGGTATATACCCCTTTGTTTGGCATCTACAAAAATAGCACTGTCACTATCCCACGTTTGCTTAGTGTTAATTGTAGAAGAACAACCTATTGTAGTTACGAGGACTAAAACAAACAATACAACCCATAGATTTTTACCAATCATTTTTTCTCCCTACCATTTTATATGCACGATATTAGTGCTCCGTATATAGCTGGAACAATATAGGCGTGACCATTGGAATTATTTTGGCTGGTAGTTCTAATATTATGTTTTTATAATTTGTCTTTTGATTCTAACTAGCACTACAAATATTTTCAACTTTAATTATTGGTTCCATGTTTCGCGCTGTGTGTTACCCCTATGTAAATCACACTGTTTTAGCCTAATAGGTTTACTCGACTAATTTTTGGGTATCTTTATTAATTCACTGGCCGCTTTAAGATTCGACAGGCCTGTGCGAATAGTGCCTGGGGGACAGAGCGACCTGCCCCCAGTGCCAGCCATTCGATTAACAGTCTTATATACTGAATCACAGTTTCACAGTTATTCGCTGAACAGCTGTGTTACTTCTTCTGGAGTCAATATGCCTGTATAGATTTTCACATCATCCATAGATCCGGTGATGAACTTGCCGTCATAATTGTTTCTTCCTATCTCGACGGGAGCATTAGTCGCAAACCAATTGTTTTGAATCGGACAGTCGCCCACTAGTTCATTATTAAGATGTATTTTTACTCTAGCCGGATTCACCGTAGACACCATGTGGTTCCACTGGTTTAGCGGCGCCACAGCTCCCGTGGATTAAAAACATTGGAAATCTTCGCCTGATTTTTCGCTACCGTATAGCACCCTTCTGTCCCCAAATATGGCGGACCCCCTGCCTATTCGAGTCACATGATTCAATTTTGAGTTTAGCGGCTACCAAAGCGCGTTGTAAGCTGAAATATTGAACCAAAGTGAGACGGACACTGAGGTTGTTCCTCCGCGTAGCTGTGGCGCATCGGCGATGATAATATAGTCGGATCCTGAAAAGGCGTAGGCACTGTTGGCGCTTCCTTTGCGGTCTGTCGTTAATTTTGCACCCATGACCGTACCGTCGTGCCCGTTGCCTGTGTCTGTTTTAGGCCACTGCCAGACACAGTACATGAAACTAGCCACTTGACCCCGTGACCTTTCGGCTTCCGCCCTCCCCCATCAACTGCTATTTTCATTCATGCGAAATGGTTAGATGGGGCCTGTCCTCCCTCTGGCCACCGTATTACACGTTTTTAGGAATCTATCCCTTGTTTTCCAGGCTGTATAGATTATCTCTCCATTG
The window above is part of the Gammaproteobacteria bacterium genome. Proteins encoded here:
- a CDS encoding LamG domain-containing protein, with product MAPLNQWNHMVSTVNPARVKIHLNNELVGDCPIQNNWFATNAPVEIGRNNYDGKFITGSMDDVKIYTGILTPEEVTQLFSE